Genomic DNA from Clostridium sp. BJN0013:
AGTTAAATTGGGTATTTGCATTAATTCATCTACATATAGTCTATAACCTTTATTTGAAGGTATTCTCCCTGAAGAGCTGTGAAGCTGTTCCAAATACCCCATATCTTCCAGATCAGACATTTCATTCCGTATAGTAGCTGAACTTACACCTAAATTATATTTTTTAGCTATGGTTCTAGATCCTACAGGCTCTGCCGTATTTATATAATCATTTACTATGGCCTGAAGTATTTTTATTTTTCTCTCATCTATTTCCATAATATCACCTCTTTATTAGCACTCGTTAGCATTGAGTGCTAATTACCATGATTAAAAAATATCACTCATAATTTTTTTTGTCAACATCATATAAATTATATTATTTAAGTAAATAGTTTAGTTTACCCGGTTTAAAACTGAATTCATAATCTTTTCTCATGTTTTCTCAAAATATCTAATACAATTGATATTAGTTTAGTATAAATTCACACATTATACTGTTAGATACCTCCATTCCTCTATTACTTAGGTATAGTCTATTATCCTTTAATATTAACATTTCGTTATTTACATATTTAGTTATTACCTTTCCATATACTGAATAAATATTTTTATTAAATCTATTATTAAAATCAATTATAGAAATTCCTTTCACTTTTCTAAGACCCATAAACATAAATTCTTCCATATCGTTACAAATGGAATTTTTATGCCTATCCAATTTTAGAATTTTTCCCCTGGTGCCTTCTAAAATATATTGTTCTATATTTTCTGTGTTTCTATACCTGTATCCCCCTGCATAGGAATGTGCACCTGCGCCACAACCTACATACTCATTTAAATCCCAGTATACCAGATTATGCCTGCACATATTATCCTCTCTGCAAAAATTAGATATTTCATATTGTTTGTAACCTTTTTTCAAGAGAAATTCCAAGGTAAAATCATACATTGCTCTCTCTTCTTTTTCCGAGGGAAGATTTAATTTGTTTTCTCCATATAGATTATAAAAAGGTGTACCTTTTTCCAGGATAAGACTATAACAGGATATGTGCTCTGGTGAAATTTTAACCACATTTTCCAGGCAATCTTTCCATATCCCTAAAGTTTGTTCTGGAAGTCCAAATATAAGATCTACATTTATATTTGAAAATCCAAAATTTCTCGCCATTTTGTATCCTTCTAAAAAATCCTCTAAGGTATGGATTCTCCCTAAATTTTTAAGTATATCATTTTGCCAGGCTTGAAGTCCTATGCTTAATCTATTAACTCCCATATTCTTTAGGAATATAAGTTTTTCTTTTGTAAATGTACCTGGATTCCCCTCTACTGTGAATTCTAAATCTTCAGTGGTATTTAATTTTTGTATAGACTTATATATATTATACCACGCATCTAAAGATAAATAGGTGGGAGTTCCCCCACCTATAAATATAGTGTTTATTTTTCTACTTCCTATAGTTTCTATATCTTTAGCCAATATTTTTGAATAATCTATCATAAGCTTTTCTTTTCCACTATAAGAAGGAAAATCACAATAGAAGCACTTTTTCTTGCAAAATGGAATATGTATATATAAAGATAGGGGCTTATTATCATTTACTTCTTTATTATCATACATATAATATACCTCTTATTCTTCAGTTTTCAGTATAGCCATAAATGCTTCCTGTGGAATTTCTACCGTTCCTACCTGTCTCATTCTCTTTTTTCCCTCTTTTTGTTTCTCAAGTAATTTTCTCTTTCTTGATATATCTCCTCCATAACATTTTGCAAGTACATCTTTTCTCATAGCTTTAACTGTTTCTCGTGCTATAATTTTTCCACCTACAGCAGCTTGTATAGGTATTTCAAAAAGCTGTCTTGGAATTATACCTTTTAACTTTTCAGCTATACCTCTTCCCCTCTCATAGGCTCTTTCTTCTGGAACAATCATAGACAATGCATCTACCATATCTCCATTTAAAAGCACATCCAGCCTTACTAATTTAGCTGGCTTATATCCTTTTAATTCATAATCTAAAGATGCATAACCTCTAGTTCTGGATTTTAAAACATCAAAAAAGTTATATATTATCTCATTTAAGGGTATATCGTAGTTTAACGATACTCTTGCAGTTTCAATATACTGCATATCCTTAAAAATTCCCCTGCGATTTTGTGCAAGCTCCATAACTGCTCCTACATATTCAGAAGGAGTTATTATAGACGCTTTCACTATAGGTTCCTTCATATATTCTATTTCTGAAATAGGAGGCATATTGGTAGGATTTGTAAGTTCCACTACTGTACCATCTGTTTTTCCTATTTTATATATAACAGAGGGGGCTGTAGTTATTATGTTCAAATTAAATTCTCGCTCTACTCTTTCCTGTATAACATCCATATGTAATAGCCCTAAAAAACCACATCTAAATCCAAAACCTAATGCCACAGAGGTTTCCGGCTCAAAATTTAAAGCTGCATCATTTACCTGCAGTTTCTCCAATGCCTCTTTTAACTCTCCATATTTTGCTCCATCAACAGGATATATACCACTGTATACCATAGAAATTACAGGTCTATACCCTTTTAAAGGTTCTTTTGCCTGATTCTTAGCTCCAGTTACAGTATCACCTACCCGGGCATCTCTTACATTTTTAATAGATGCAGTAAAATACCCTACATCTCCAGCCCTTAATTCAGCCCTTGGCATAAAATTGGGAACAAATATGCCCGTTTCTGTAACTTCATATATCTTTCCAGTAGCCATAAGTTTTATTTCATCTCCAGGTTTAATAGTACCTTCTTTTACTCTTATATGACAAACTACTCCTTTATAACTATCATAATTTGAATCAAATATAAGTGCTTTTAAGGGAGCATTTTCTTCTCCCTGTGGAGGTGGTATTTTATCCACTATTGCTTCCAGCACCTGCTCTATATTAAGGCCTGTCTTTGCAGAAACAAGAGGAGCTTCAGAAGTTTCTATTCCTATAACATCTTCTATTTCTTCCTTTACTTCCTCAGCCCTAGCGCTTGGAAGATCTATTTTATTTATCACAGGCAGTATCTCCAAATCGTGCTCCATTGCCAAATAGCAATTTGCCAAAGTTTGAGCTTGAATTCCCTGTGTGGCATCTACTACTAAAATTGCTCCTTCACAAGCTGCCAAACTTCTTGAAACTTCATAATTAAAATCCACATGTCCCGGTGTATCTATAAGATTTAATACATATTCTTCTCCATTATCCCTTTTATATACAAGCCTTATAGCCTGAGATTTTATAGTTATACCTCTCTCTTTTTCTAGTTCCATATTGTCAAGTACTTGAGAATCCATTTCTCTTTCAGTAAGTGTTCCTGTCTTTTCAATTAATCTATCTGCCAATGTAGATTTACCGTGATCTATGTGAGCTACTATGGAAAAATTTCTTATATGTTTTTGTCTTTCGGTCTGCATACTATTTTCCTCCAATATTACTAACTATATGGATAGCTACAGTAAATTATATCATAACGCATATATAGTGAAAAGCCTATTATTTAGTAAATTTGTCTTCTATGTTTTCAAATATGTGTTCAGTTTTGTTTGTGACTTTAGAAATCCCAGAATGGACCCCTTCTCCTATTGAGTTTACAAGCTTTTTTGTACCATTTTTAAAATTATAACCTATTTTATTATTTATGTATAAAGAATATTCTCCCATATCTACTCTGAAGTCAAAAGGTGAAAGGGAACAATCTATTTTAAAGTTTGAATCATCTTTTATAAATTCCGGCAACCTTGCGGTAACAATTGTAAAACCCGCAAAGATTATTATAGTAAAAATTATTATCACAGCTATAACTCCTTTTTTACTCACAAAAATCACCCCTATAACAAACATTGTTTACATTATAAGGATGATCCTTTTTACAGATTTTATACAAATTTTATTTATTAAGTATTTCCGCTATTATTCTAGCCACATATTTACCTGTAGCCTTAGATTCATCAGATGTATTTATATCCGCTCCTATTTCCATAAGCACAGCATTATTACTCTTATCCTGATTAAAATATCTAGTTCCATAATTATAATAACAAATACCTTTTGCAAGCCCAGGAAATAAATTATTAGAAGTTTCTATTATTTTATTTGCCATAATCATATTTTTATCAAAGTGGGGATTTTTTCTAGCCATCACCAGCATGAATTTAGCTACATTTTCTCCATTCAATCTAGCGGTTACTGCTTTTTTATCCTCTACTGAATCCCTGTGAAGATCTATTATAAGCTTAAAATCTCCATGTTTTTTTAAATAATTATCTAAAGTTACAGAGGATCTTGCATAACTTTGAGTATATGCCTCTGCATCATGAACTGTCTTGTCATTTATGGCACATATTCCATAATTATTTTGAAGTTCATTAACTATTACGTCTCCTACGGCACAAACATTTTGTGTATTATCAAAACTATTTGCCTCTCCTGGTTTATAGCTTTCTGTAGTATGAGTATGATATATAAGTACTTCCGGTGTGCTAGTATCCAAAGTTTTTTTAAGACTTGAATCATATAAAGTTACAGTTTTATTTTCTAAATTTAAATCATTCTGGCTGTTGGAACTTGATGTATCACTACTTTTTTCAATTTCTTTATCTTCTAAATTAAATTCATTAAAACTTACATTCTTTGAACCATCTAAATCCAAAAAAGCCATTTCTCTTCCCAAAAGCGACAACACATCACTGGTATTTAATCCTATCATCTTTAAAGCTGTATCTCTTATAGAAAAAGTATTTTCTGCCATATCATCTTCTGAAAAAGAAGTAACTTTCACAGTAGATAGGGTGTAATTTAAAACTTGAACATAAAACATATTTCTCTTTTTATCACTGCTATATGAGTTAGCTTTTACCATACAAGGCAAAATAATAACTAGTATTATAGTCACTACTAGCATACATATTTCTAACTTGGACCTATATTTAAAACTATTTCTTCTGTAATTCAATGTTTTCTGCTTTAAATTCTTCAAAGCAGTTTTCCCCCCTCCCGTAAACATATTACTGTTAATTTATATGAGAGGTATATTAAATTTATTACTTAATTTAAAATAAGGAATGTACCTACTCCTTATCCACTGCCAGTATAAATCAAAAATTTAATTTAAAAAAGTATTTATATCATTTAAATCCAAAGCAGGCTGTAGGGCTATATTTATTCCATTGGCAATAATCTTTGAAATTGAATCTATAACTAAATCCACATCTTTAGGTGTCACCACGATATTTTCTCCATAGGGTTCTAATATTTCTTTTATCATTTTTTGCTTTTCATCTTTATCTACAGCTTTTAGTGCCTTGTAAAATTCTCCTCCCTTTTTACTCTGATTTATCATTTCATCTAAAACCAAATCAATAGTATCATTTGCCATAGTAGCTGCATCTACCACTGTAGGCACTCCTATAGCTATTACAGGAACCCCTAAAGTTTTTTCGCTTAATTCCATTCTTTTATTACCTATTCCAGAGCCGGGAGATATCCCTGTATTGCCTATCTGTATTGTAGTATTTACCCTATCCATCTTTCTGGAAGCCAGAGCATCTATACATACTATAAGATTAGGCTTTATTTTGTCTACAACTCCTTTTATAATTTCACCGGTTTCAATGCCAGTAATACCTAAAACTCCTGGTGAAATAACACATACCGGCCTTATTCCTTCATCTATTTTATCTGGAACTAACTCCTTTAAATGTCTAGTCACCATTAATTTGGAGGCTACTTTAGGCCCCAGGGCATCCGGGGTTATATTCCAATTTCCAAGGCCAACCACCATTGCTGTCATACTGTCCTCTATACTTATCATGCCTGACAATACTTTTCCCATTGCCATACTCACCTTATCTCTCATTTCTCCATCATAGTGAGTAAATTGTGGCATATCTATAGTTATGTAGGAGCCTTTAGGTTTTCCCATGAACTTTTCTCCAACATCTTCTAATATCTTTACATAAGTTACTTTTATATTGTCTTCCATTTTTTCTTCTATCTCTACTCCTGGAATTTTACTACCTATTTTTTTCTCGCAGATTTCCTTAGCTTCTACTGCTAAATCCGTTCTTATATTAAACATTTATGTACCACTCTCCATTTACAATTTAATATTAAAATTCAATTATTAATCATATTGAATGATTCTCAGATTTAAGTGAAGTTTGCCACAAGTAATGCTTTTCTCCACATATATCTACACATTATTATTAGTTATTTTCCTTTGCAATATACTATTATATAAAGTGAAGAATATATTTAAGTAATTCTTATTATTGCTGCTAGTAATGGTAGTATTCAGATAAAACTAGAGCTATTAAAATTTCCCTTGAAGTGGTTAAAATTTAATGTTATAATAGCATTTGTTAAATATAATGAACTCATTGGTAAATTTCCCCAAGGCTGTTGAGATCTAATAATTAATAAGGGGGTGAAAGCATGGCAAACATAAAGTCTGCAAAGAAGAGAATAAAGGTTATAAAAACCAAAACGCTCAGAAATAAAATTATAAAATCTTCATTAAAAACTACTATAAAGAAATTTTTAGCTGCAGTTGAAAGTGGAAATGTGGAAGAAGCTAAAGTTAGCTTTACTGCAACTGTAAAAGCTTTGGATATGGCCGCATCAAAAGGTGTAATTCACAAAAATAAAGCATCTAGAAATAAGTCTAAGTTAGCTTTGAAATTAAATAAATTGACAGCATAATAAATAAACCGGTACCTGCCGGTTATTTATTATGCTGTAGTATTTATTATCAAAAGTTCCATTTCAATTTTTTCATCTGTAGATAGACTCTTTAATTTTTCTTCTGTATTTAAACATAATTCCACAGCTCTTTTTAGTTGGTTTAAAGTAAACTTTTTACTCTGATTTAACATAACACTGTATCCATATTCTGATTTAATATTTAATTTTTCCATAACTTCTTTTTTGGCACTTCCACATTTTAAATACAACTTTATTTTTAATAAAATATTAAACTGTCTTTCTATCATGGATAAAATATAGCTTATTTTAATGCCACCATAAATAAGTTCATTTAATATGTAAAGGGCATCTTTTATCTTTTTATTGGATATGGCATTTACCAAATCAAATATATCCTCTTCACTACTTTTTAAAAATACTTTTTTAATATCTTCTCTTTCTATATCTCTGCCATAAGTATAACAACACAACTTTTCAACTTCATTTTCTATCATATTCAAATTGTTATCATTCATAAGACTGCAAAATATTCTAAGATCTACTTTTTTTATATTTTTCCCTCTTTCATAAAAAAACTCTTGAACCTTATTTTCCAGTTGGTACCCTTTCATTTTATCAGTTCTTACTATACACAAGTGCTTATCCAGACTATATATCTTTTTACCTATTTTATCCCTTTTATTCTTAAATAAATAATACAATATTAAAATACAATGCTCAGGTACATTTTTCAAATAATCTCGTATACTATTAAATTCAGAAGAAAGTTTACTTCTATTATCTTGTTCTTCACCTATAAAGGTGGCCCTATATACAAGTACAACCTTCTTATCACTCATGAAAGGTAATGTTTCACAGGCATTTATTACAGGATCAAAACTTTCAAGAGAACTTCCATCAAATTTTATATAGTTAAACTCTGCAAAATCAGGTTTTATAGTTTTCTGAACCAATTTTGTTATATTCTCTTTTATAATAAATTCATCTATTCCACAAAATAAATAACAATTTTCTATATGTGCTTTTTTTAAATTTTTCTCAAAAGTAAATACATCTATCAATTATAATCACTTCCATTTTATTTAAATAGAGCAAATATTATTTGATTCTAAAAAGCCTATTTAGTATTATATCATATCCCACGCTTTCTTCATTATTTGATAAATACTTTTTGTAATCTTTATTAACATCTTTATTAAGCAATTTCATTTTGGGTATATATATACAATTATCTTTTTTAAAAACCTCTATATGGTCTTTGTAATACTTGGTCAATAAAAAATTAAATTCTTTATCCTCATTATAAAATTTGATTTTCATGGAGGTATCTAAATTATCGCATACTTTCAAATACATATGTTCATCCAGTCTATATACAAAATTTTTTTCGGGATTGGTCACTATCTTTTCTATTTGTTCATTATCCTTTATATTCCTTATCCACTGAGTATTAATATAGTCATAATTGCATATAAAAAACCTGTCGAAACCTTTTTTCATAATCACAGCCTCCCCATTACTATTATTCATAAAAGTTATAGTAGGAAAAAAGTTATAACTTTGAAAAAAAATTAAGACTGCACAAATTGCAGGAACATATTTAAACTTTTTATATCCATATCTACACATGAGGAAACTTATATATATTATAATTATAATTACTCCATCTATATATTTTAAATAAATTATATTAGGGCAAAACTTTAAAATAGCTATATTAATAACTTCTTCTAAAATAAAAACAAGATTTATAATCCAGGAAATAACTTTAAATACAGGTTCAATAAAGTATAAACATAGTGCTGAATTTCCTAAAATTACTATTATTGAAAATAAAGGAATGAGGAATAAATTTCCCGCCATAAATCCCAAACTGAAATTTTGAATTGTAAAAGCTATATAGGGCATAGAAAATATTTGAGAACTTAAACTGAGACTTATATTGCTGGCTATTTTGGAATGAAGTTTAAATAACTTTCTATAAATTCTTTCATTATATAATATTATTCCAAGGGTTGATAAAAAAGAAAGTCCAAATCCAATATTTACTATATAATAAGGTTTTACAGCCATTAAGATCAAAGCTGATAAGCTCAAAGAAGATACACTGTCATATTCTTTCAAAAACATTTTAGATAGCTTAAATATTAATATCATTATAAAAGATCTCATGGTGGCAGCACCCATACCTGTAAAAATCACATATAAAACAGATATGCCTACAGCTATTTTAAGGCCAAATATACATTCCAGTGTCTTATATATTATGGCCATATGAAATCCCGATACACTTACAGCATGGATTATTCCCAATTTTTGAAATTCCTCCATTTGATTCTCACTCATGTAAGCAGTTTCTCCATAGCAAAGGGACATAACCATAGCTGCTCTACTTTCTCCTATTGACTTTTTAAATCTTTCATATATATTCTTTTTAAATTTATAAATATTAAATATGATGTCATCCTTACAAGCTTTATATTCTTCTAAAGCATAGTTACCAATTATCCCCTCCTCTATATAGGCATTTCTCTTGAAATTCCCCCGTACTTTTATTCTTTGTCCCTCTTTCAACCCTTTTGTTTTACCGTTTAATATAATTTTTCTGCCCTTGAAATCTCCTATAAAATAGTAATCTTTCCTTTCCACTACTCTAATTTCAATAATCTCTTTAACCTCTACATAAAAATACACATTAAAGGACGCTACTCCGAAAATAAAAAATAGCATATTGAAAATACAAAACTTAATTTCTAAAGTTAATAATACTATAATAAAAAAAGAAACAGCTAATGCTGCTACCATAAAAATGCTATCTAGAAATATTATAGCTGATATACACCCTGCTGCCAGTGAAATGGAATAAAATACCAGTGGCCTTTTTATACTATATTTACTATACAAAAAAACCACCTCCTATTACTATTTTATCCTAAAAATAATAGGTTAAACAAATTCTTCTCTTTGAAATTTATAAAATACACAAAAAATAATCCATATCAAAATACATATTAAAAATATTTTTAAATAAATGCTATTATATAGAATCACAAAATTGCTTATAATCGCTGTTATTACAAATTGAATAAAAGCACTTGTAATTATAATTAAGTTGGAC
This window encodes:
- the hemW gene encoding radical SAM family heme chaperone HemW — encoded protein: MYDNKEVNDNKPLSLYIHIPFCKKKCFYCDFPSYSGKEKLMIDYSKILAKDIETIGSRKINTIFIGGGTPTYLSLDAWYNIYKSIQKLNTTEDLEFTVEGNPGTFTKEKLIFLKNMGVNRLSIGLQAWQNDILKNLGRIHTLEDFLEGYKMARNFGFSNINVDLIFGLPEQTLGIWKDCLENVVKISPEHISCYSLILEKGTPFYNLYGENKLNLPSEKEERAMYDFTLEFLLKKGYKQYEISNFCREDNMCRHNLVYWDLNEYVGCGAGAHSYAGGYRYRNTENIEQYILEGTRGKILKLDRHKNSICNDMEEFMFMGLRKVKGISIIDFNNRFNKNIYSVYGKVITKYVNNEMLILKDNRLYLSNRGMEVSNSIMCEFILN
- the lepA gene encoding translation elongation factor 4; amino-acid sequence: MQTERQKHIRNFSIVAHIDHGKSTLADRLIEKTGTLTEREMDSQVLDNMELEKERGITIKSQAIRLVYKRDNGEEYVLNLIDTPGHVDFNYEVSRSLAACEGAILVVDATQGIQAQTLANCYLAMEHDLEILPVINKIDLPSARAEEVKEEIEDVIGIETSEAPLVSAKTGLNIEQVLEAIVDKIPPPQGEENAPLKALIFDSNYDSYKGVVCHIRVKEGTIKPGDEIKLMATGKIYEVTETGIFVPNFMPRAELRAGDVGYFTASIKNVRDARVGDTVTGAKNQAKEPLKGYRPVISMVYSGIYPVDGAKYGELKEALEKLQVNDAALNFEPETSVALGFGFRCGFLGLLHMDVIQERVEREFNLNIITTAPSVIYKIGKTDGTVVELTNPTNMPPISEIEYMKEPIVKASIITPSEYVGAVMELAQNRRGIFKDMQYIETARVSLNYDIPLNEIIYNFFDVLKSRTRGYASLDYELKGYKPAKLVRLDVLLNGDMVDALSMIVPEERAYERGRGIAEKLKGIIPRQLFEIPIQAAVGGKIIARETVKAMRKDVLAKCYGGDISRKRKLLEKQKEGKKRMRQVGTVEIPQEAFMAILKTEE
- the gpr gene encoding GPR endopeptidase — protein: MFNIRTDLAVEAKEICEKKIGSKIPGVEIEEKMEDNIKVTYVKILEDVGEKFMGKPKGSYITIDMPQFTHYDGEMRDKVSMAMGKVLSGMISIEDSMTAMVVGLGNWNITPDALGPKVASKLMVTRHLKELVPDKIDEGIRPVCVISPGVLGITGIETGEIIKGVVDKIKPNLIVCIDALASRKMDRVNTTIQIGNTGISPGSGIGNKRMELSEKTLGVPVIAIGVPTVVDAATMANDTIDLVLDEMINQSKKGGEFYKALKAVDKDEKQKMIKEILEPYGENIVVTPKDVDLVIDSISKIIANGINIALQPALDLNDINTFLN
- a CDS encoding ComEC/Rec2 family competence protein, which produces MYSKYSIKRPLVFYSISLAAGCISAIIFLDSIFMVAALAVSFFIIVLLTLEIKFCIFNMLFFIFGVASFNVYFYVEVKEIIEIRVVERKDYYFIGDFKGRKIILNGKTKGLKEGQRIKVRGNFKRNAYIEEGIIGNYALEEYKACKDDIIFNIYKFKKNIYERFKKSIGESRAAMVMSLCYGETAYMSENQMEEFQKLGIIHAVSVSGFHMAIIYKTLECIFGLKIAVGISVLYVIFTGMGAATMRSFIMILIFKLSKMFLKEYDSVSSLSLSALILMAVKPYYIVNIGFGLSFLSTLGIILYNERIYRKLFKLHSKIASNISLSLSSQIFSMPYIAFTIQNFSLGFMAGNLFLIPLFSIIVILGNSALCLYFIEPVFKVISWIINLVFILEEVINIAILKFCPNIIYLKYIDGVIIIIIYISFLMCRYGYKKFKYVPAICAVLIFFQSYNFFPTITFMNNSNGEAVIMKKGFDRFFICNYDYINTQWIRNIKDNEQIEKIVTNPEKNFVYRLDEHMYLKVCDNLDTSMKIKFYNEDKEFNFLLTKYYKDHIEVFKKDNCIYIPKMKLLNKDVNKDYKKYLSNNEESVGYDIILNRLFRIK
- a CDS encoding stage II sporulation protein P gives rise to the protein MLVVTIILVIILPCMVKANSYSSDKKRNMFYVQVLNYTLSTVKVTSFSEDDMAENTFSIRDTALKMIGLNTSDVLSLLGREMAFLDLDGSKNVSFNEFNLEDKEIEKSSDTSSSNSQNDLNLENKTVTLYDSSLKKTLDTSTPEVLIYHTHTTESYKPGEANSFDNTQNVCAVGDVIVNELQNNYGICAINDKTVHDAEAYTQSYARSSVTLDNYLKKHGDFKLIIDLHRDSVEDKKAVTARLNGENVAKFMLVMARKNPHFDKNMIMANKIIETSNNLFPGLAKGICYYNYGTRYFNQDKSNNAVLMEIGADINTSDESKATGKYVARIIAEILNK
- the holA gene encoding DNA polymerase III subunit delta translates to MIDVFTFEKNLKKAHIENCYLFCGIDEFIIKENITKLVQKTIKPDFAEFNYIKFDGSSLESFDPVINACETLPFMSDKKVVLVYRATFIGEEQDNRSKLSSEFNSIRDYLKNVPEHCILILYYLFKNKRDKIGKKIYSLDKHLCIVRTDKMKGYQLENKVQEFFYERGKNIKKVDLRIFCSLMNDNNLNMIENEVEKLCCYTYGRDIEREDIKKVFLKSSEEDIFDLVNAISNKKIKDALYILNELIYGGIKISYILSMIERQFNILLKIKLYLKCGSAKKEVMEKLNIKSEYGYSVMLNQSKKFTLNQLKRAVELCLNTEEKLKSLSTDEKIEMELLIINTTA
- the rpsT gene encoding 30S ribosomal protein S20 encodes the protein MANIKSAKKRIKVIKTKTLRNKIIKSSLKTTIKKFLAAVESGNVEEAKVSFTATVKALDMAASKGVIHKNKASRNKSKLALKLNKLTA